DNA sequence from the Streptomyces cinnabarinus genome:
CTCCTTCGGGAGGTGTGTGTGGGGGCGGGTGTGACCGAGGTTGACAGTTGAATCGATTTCGCGAAAGGGCTTTCGCTGCCTGGATGTTGGCAACCTTGTAAATCTGAGCCAAAGTCTAGAAAGCGCTTGCCAATGGCGGTACGGTCCAGCGCCAGGACTGGTCGCCGTGACGGAGGAGGCGCGAGTGAGACGTTTCAACATCGGGGTGCTGGTGGCGGTGACGCTGGGCGCGGGCCTGAGCGCCGTACCCGCGCAGGCCGCCGGGCCGGCCGGTGGCCTCGCCAACTGCACCGCCGGCGCCTGCCACTTCGACGTCCCGCCCGGCACGTACGAGGTGCGGGTGCTGCTCGGCGGGGACGCGGAGTCGAGCACGTCCGTCACCGGCGAGACGCGGCGCGCCCTGCTCCCCGAGACGGCCGCGTCCGCCGGTGAACGCGTCGCCCGCAGCTTCACCGTGAACGTCCGCACCCCCGAGGGCGAACCGACCGGCGCCGCCGGAACTCCCGGCCTCGACCTGGCGATCGGCGGCTCGGCGCCCGCGCTGGCCGGCATCCGGGTGACCCCCGCCCGGCACGCCCGGCAGATCTTCCTGGTCGGCGACTCCACCGTCTGCGACCAGCCCGGCGACCCCTACACCGGCTGGGGCCAGCGGCTTCCGCAGTACCTGCGCAAGGGACTCTCGGTCGCCAACTACGCGGATTCCGGGGAGAGTACGGTCACCTATCTGGGGAACCCGCAGCTGTGGGCGACGGTCCAGCCGCAGATCCGCCGAGGCGACCTCGTGCTGATCCAGCTCGCCCACAACGACAAGACGACGGACGAGGCGACCTACCGCGCCAACCTGGAGGCGCTGGTGGCCGGGGTCCGGGAGCGGGGCGGCGAGCCCGTGCTCGTCACCCCGATCGTGCGGCGCTGGTTCAACTCCGACGGGACCCTCGACAACGGCACCGCGCTCCTGGTCAACGGCCTCGGTGTGGACCATCCGGCGGTCATCCGTGCGGTCGCCGCCGACAGGTCGGTCCCGCTGATCGACCTGACGGCCCGGACGAAGGCGCTGGTCGAGTCGCTCGGCGTCGAGGGCTCCAAGTCCCTGTACCTGTACAACGAGAAACGGGACAACACCCACACTTCGGTCCGCGGCGCCACGGCGTACGCGGAGATCGTCCGCGACGAACTTCTCGACCGGGGTCTGGTGCCCGAGGGCCTTGTGCGGGTGGGATGAACCCCTGAGGCGTCCCGACCGGAACCGGGGCGCCTCAGGCCACTGCTGGAAGGAACGCCGCTGATGGACCTGCCCGCCGACGACCGCGCCCTGAGCCCCCGGACCGGCTTCACCCGCGCGCACTGGGAGGCGGCCGCCGACGTCCTGCTCGCCGGGGTGGAGCCGTACGCCACCGCCGACCGCGCCCTCTACCACCTCCCCGGCGACCGGCAGAGCTTCTCCGGCCGCCTCTCCGACGGCCTGGAGGGCTACGCCCGTACGCTCCTGCTGGCCGCCTTCAGCCGGGACGAGACGGCCCTGGAGCGCTACGCCGACGGACTGGCCGCCGGTGCCGCCGGCGCCTGGCCCCGCGTTCAGCACCGCAGCCAGCCCCTGGTGGAGGCTGCGTCCATCGCCCTGGCCCTGCGCCTGACCCGCCCCCTGCTGTGGGACCGCCTGGACGACGCCGTGCAGCAGCGCGCGGCCCAGTGGCTGGGCGACGCGCTGACGGCCGAACCCTGGCCGTGCAACTGGGAGTTGTTCCCGGTGACGGTGGGCGGCTTCCTCCAGTCGATCGACCACGAGCCGGAGGCTTCGCGGAAGGCGATCGACCGCGGCCTGGAACGCATCGAGCAGTGGTACCTCGGGGACGGCTGGTACACCGACGGCGACGGCCGCAAGTTCGACTACTACAACGGCTGGGCGATGCATCTCTACCCGATGCTGCACGCATGGCTGTCGGACGACGCCGATCTCCTGAACCTCTACGGCGGCAGGCTCTCCCGCCATCTGACGGACTACGCCCACCTGTTCGCCGCCGACGGCGCCCCGATGCACCAGGGCCGCTCCCTGACGTACCGCTTCGCGACCACGGCCCCCCTGTGGCTGGGCGCCCTGACCGGCCACACCCCCCTGCCCCCGGGGCAGACCCGGCGCCTCGCCTCGGGCGCCCTGCGCCACTTCCTGGAGCGCGGCGCGGTGGACGACCGGGGCCTGCTCACCCTGGGCTGGCACGGCCCGAACCCCGCGGTGCTCCAGGACTACTCCGGCCCCGCGTCCCCGTACTGGGCCAGCAAAGGGTTCCTGGGTCTGCTGCTCCCACCCGACCACGAGGTCTGGACGGCACCCGAGGAAGCATCCCCGGCGGAGGGCCCGGACTCGGCGTACCCGATCGCCCCGCCCAACTGGCTTCTCCAGTCCACGACTTCCGACGGCCTGGTCCGCCTCCACAACCACGGCAGCGAGCACGCCGACTACGACCCCTACTATTCGCGGCTCGCGTACTCCACGACGACGGAGCCGTCCCCGGCGCACGACAACAGCGTCTTCGTCGGCGACGACCCGAGCCGCACCGGCATCGAGCCCCTGGGCGCCGGCGACGACTGGGCGGCGTCGCGGCACACGGTGGCCTCCGGGGCGAGGGTGACGAGCGCGGTGCTGGTGCGTGGAGCCGTGGAGGTGAGGGCGTACCTGGTGGCGGGCGCGGAGCCCGGCACACCGGTGCGGGTGACCGGGTGGGCGGCGCCGGACGGCGTACGGGCCGAACTGCGGCCGCTCGTCGGCCTCGACGACTCGCTCACCGGAGTCACCGGAGCGGACGCCACCCTCTTCGTCGCCCTGGCCAGGCTCACCGCGCAGCCGGATCCGCGCCCGCTGGCGGATCTGGTCTCGGTCGTCGTGACCGGCACGGAGCTGCACGTGACCTGGGAAGACGGCACCGAGACGGGTCTCGACGTGCAGGTGCCCCGGCCGGGACGGACCCGGCCGGGGCACCCCGAGGACGGTCAGGTCACGGGTCGATGACCACCGTGCAGGTGTAGGTGCCGGGCGGCAGGTCCGGGAAGGTCGCCGACGTGGGTGTCACGTTGGTGGCCGTCTGGCCGTTGCAGGAGAACTCGGACTGGGTGGCGCCCGTCACCTGGGGGATGGCGGTGAGCGTGAGGTCCGTCAGTGGCGTGTTGCGGAAGGAGACCGTCTCGCCGTTGTACGGGTTGTCCGTGCAGCTCGCCTTGGAGTCGACGGTCACCTCCTTGGGCGCGTTGTCCGCGTAGCCCGCGTGGTCGCCCTCGGTCACCGTGTAGGTGCCGAACGGCAGGTTGTTGAAGCATGCTTGACCGTTGGCGTCGGTCGTCGCGGTGGCGCCGTTGCTCAGCGTGAAGGTGATCCCCTCGTGGGCGTGGTCACCGGGACCGCTGGCGGCGTGCTTGCGGACCTTGGTGACGCGGATCGCGCCCATCTGGCGGGGGTCGGAGAAGTTCAGCGTCTCCGTCTCGTTGGCGACGACGGTGACATGCTGGTCGGGTGCCGGGTCGTGGCCCGTCGGGACGACCGTCTCGTGCACCCAGTACTCGCCCTGCGGGACGTCGTCGATGGTGCAGGTGCCGTTCACGGTCGTGCACTTGAAGGTCGTGGCCGTGTCCTCGTCACCACGCGTGCCGTTGAGGGGGGCGTTGTCCTTGTAGAGCGTGAACTCGGCTCCGTCGAGCTCCTCGTCCTGGTCGTCCGTCTTGTTGATCTGCACGCTGCCGCAGTTGGAGATGTCGACGCTCTGCGGGGGGATGAAGTCCTTCAGCGCGGAGTTGAAGGCGTCCGAGGCGCGGCTCTTGAGATACGCCGAGGCGAAGGACTTGCAGGTGGTGCCGTTGCCGCCGAGGACCGCGGCCAGGCTGATCTGCGCCTCACCGAAGGTACGGGCGTCCAGGGCGCCGAGTCCGTCGCTGTCCCCGGCCGCGATGGCGGTGGTGTTGATCGAGGCGGCGGCCCTGATCGGTGGGCTGGTCAGGTTGGTGGCGGGCCCCCACGCGCTGCCCGTCCAGGTCCGGATCGAGATGACCGGCCGGGTGCCGCCCTGGGACAGGTCGTAGGTGATCAGCACGTCGCCGGTGGTCCGCACCGGGGTGACGCCGTTGGTGCTGAGCGTCTCGGACTGGTTGAACTCGAAGTCCATGTTCGTGGTGCCGGTCGGCTCCTGGACCCGGCTCCAGAACATGTTGAGGAAGCCGGTGGTGCTGGCCCCCTCCTGGTAGACGCCGAAGAAGCGCAGATCGCTCTTGTTCGGCGGGATACCGCCGTCGACGACCGACGGAACCGCGCTGTCCTCCTTGGCTCCCTGGCCGAACGAGGTGTCAGCGTTGCCGATCGCGTTGTCCGGTACCCGGATCTCGGCGACGCTGTCCCAGTCGTCGGGGCTGTTGGGGTTGTCGACGACGAGGTTGGCGTCGGTGTCGATCTCGAAACCGCTGCCGGCCAGGCTGGGCGGCGGCGCCTGGGCCACTGCCACACTGGCCGAGAGAAGTCCGCAGCCGAGCAGGACGGCCGTGGCCGCCGTCCTGAAGGCCACGGACCCGCCGCGTCTGCGTCGCTTGCCTGTCCGCACGGATACATGCAGGGAATCGGTCACTGCTAGGTCCTCCCGAGGTGCGTGAACTGCCCAGCAGTGGTAGCACGTCAAAAGGCCTCGTTTTACGGATTTCCATCGCCGCGCTGAATCAAGGCACCC
Encoded proteins:
- a CDS encoding rhamnogalacturonan acetylesterase, translated to MRRFNIGVLVAVTLGAGLSAVPAQAAGPAGGLANCTAGACHFDVPPGTYEVRVLLGGDAESSTSVTGETRRALLPETAASAGERVARSFTVNVRTPEGEPTGAAGTPGLDLAIGGSAPALAGIRVTPARHARQIFLVGDSTVCDQPGDPYTGWGQRLPQYLRKGLSVANYADSGESTVTYLGNPQLWATVQPQIRRGDLVLIQLAHNDKTTDEATYRANLEALVAGVRERGGEPVLVTPIVRRWFNSDGTLDNGTALLVNGLGVDHPAVIRAVAADRSVPLIDLTARTKALVESLGVEGSKSLYLYNEKRDNTHTSVRGATAYAEIVRDELLDRGLVPEGLVRVG
- a CDS encoding DUF2264 domain-containing protein, translated to MDLPADDRALSPRTGFTRAHWEAAADVLLAGVEPYATADRALYHLPGDRQSFSGRLSDGLEGYARTLLLAAFSRDETALERYADGLAAGAAGAWPRVQHRSQPLVEAASIALALRLTRPLLWDRLDDAVQQRAAQWLGDALTAEPWPCNWELFPVTVGGFLQSIDHEPEASRKAIDRGLERIEQWYLGDGWYTDGDGRKFDYYNGWAMHLYPMLHAWLSDDADLLNLYGGRLSRHLTDYAHLFAADGAPMHQGRSLTYRFATTAPLWLGALTGHTPLPPGQTRRLASGALRHFLERGAVDDRGLLTLGWHGPNPAVLQDYSGPASPYWASKGFLGLLLPPDHEVWTAPEEASPAEGPDSAYPIAPPNWLLQSTTSDGLVRLHNHGSEHADYDPYYSRLAYSTTTEPSPAHDNSVFVGDDPSRTGIEPLGAGDDWAASRHTVASGARVTSAVLVRGAVEVRAYLVAGAEPGTPVRVTGWAAPDGVRAELRPLVGLDDSLTGVTGADATLFVALARLTAQPDPRPLADLVSVVVTGTELHVTWEDGTETGLDVQVPRPGRTRPGHPEDGQVTGR
- a CDS encoding MSCRAMM family protein gives rise to the protein MAFRTAATAVLLGCGLLSASVAVAQAPPPSLAGSGFEIDTDANLVVDNPNSPDDWDSVAEIRVPDNAIGNADTSFGQGAKEDSAVPSVVDGGIPPNKSDLRFFGVYQEGASTTGFLNMFWSRVQEPTGTTNMDFEFNQSETLSTNGVTPVRTTGDVLITYDLSQGGTRPVISIRTWTGSAWGPATNLTSPPIRAAASINTTAIAAGDSDGLGALDARTFGEAQISLAAVLGGNGTTCKSFASAYLKSRASDAFNSALKDFIPPQSVDISNCGSVQINKTDDQDEELDGAEFTLYKDNAPLNGTRGDEDTATTFKCTTVNGTCTIDDVPQGEYWVHETVVPTGHDPAPDQHVTVVANETETLNFSDPRQMGAIRVTKVRKHAASGPGDHAHEGITFTLSNGATATTDANGQACFNNLPFGTYTVTEGDHAGYADNAPKEVTVDSKASCTDNPYNGETVSFRNTPLTDLTLTAIPQVTGATQSEFSCNGQTATNVTPTSATFPDLPPGTYTCTVVIDP